The proteins below come from a single Priestia megaterium NBRC 15308 = ATCC 14581 genomic window:
- a CDS encoding (2Fe-2S)-binding protein: MTNKEKIIICRCEEVTYGQLQSTADEHKCTARELKLRTRAGMGFCGGRTCRSTLDKIIETVIPDTLPGELPLKYQPPIRPVTFGTVGENQ, encoded by the coding sequence ATGACTAATAAAGAGAAAATTATTATCTGTCGTTGTGAGGAAGTTACTTATGGACAACTTCAATCAACAGCTGATGAACATAAATGTACTGCAAGGGAATTAAAGTTAAGAACTAGAGCAGGAATGGGTTTTTGTGGAGGGCGTACATGCAGGTCCACATTAGATAAAATTATCGAAACTGTTATCCCTGATACCTTGCCTGGTGAACTTCCGTTAAAATACCAGCCTCCAATTCGTCCAGTCACATTTGGAACAGTAGGTGAAAACCAATGA
- a CDS encoding sigma-54 interaction domain-containing protein, which produces MVFSFPSVQEIINRLVMDTSLDKHHIIQRNSEFYYRLTEQTVELPCKSIYEDDSFSILIEAFTHHSIVVILDKNRNPIGCITATQMISFLHNSYNQLKAFYETVIQTTDSSVTVIDNNERVCTWTDGAEKIFSVDHQDIIGRPITDFFDYENLEILQSLYQGKSIVSQHHQPRSDLFVLINSNPVYFNDQIIGAVVSETNITNQVVLNEKLFNMSNEVHRLEQAVAKYKDSSDPFNSIKGKSAALQKTVHLAKKVCSVKSTVLILGESGVGKEVFAKAIHEASEEPNAPFISINCGAIPASLFESELFGYERGAFSGADNKGKKGKIELAKGGTLFLDEVGEMPLDMQVKLLRVLQERKYYRVGGEKEININFRVIAATNRDLSELMKEGKFREDLYYRLNVVSLHIPPLRERKEDIIEITHYFLNDFSLNYNRPIHELSPEVIHELLRYDWPGNIRELRNVVERLVVFATDGVIKRGYLPFNSNSISFEKSKNIEPNVHIESVSTILSLQEEMDQHEKKVIERALHLSDGNKLICARQLGITRATLYNRLKRLGLH; this is translated from the coding sequence ATGGTATTTTCATTTCCGTCAGTGCAAGAAATAATAAATAGGCTTGTAATGGATACATCTTTAGATAAGCATCACATTATACAGAGAAACAGTGAGTTTTATTATCGTCTAACGGAACAAACAGTTGAGCTTCCATGTAAGTCCATTTATGAGGATGATTCATTCTCTATCTTAATTGAGGCGTTTACTCATCATTCTATAGTCGTTATTCTTGACAAAAACAGAAATCCTATAGGCTGCATAACGGCAACTCAAATGATCAGTTTTCTTCATAACTCTTACAATCAATTAAAGGCATTTTATGAAACTGTCATTCAAACTACGGATTCATCAGTCACGGTCATTGATAATAATGAGCGCGTCTGCACGTGGACAGACGGAGCAGAAAAAATTTTCTCAGTGGATCATCAAGATATAATTGGCCGACCAATTACCGATTTTTTTGACTATGAAAATCTAGAAATCCTGCAATCTTTGTATCAAGGAAAAAGCATTGTGAGCCAACATCATCAACCTAGGTCTGACCTGTTTGTCTTAATTAATTCTAATCCTGTTTATTTCAATGATCAGATTATAGGGGCAGTGGTCTCAGAGACGAATATCACAAATCAAGTCGTGCTCAATGAAAAATTATTTAACATGTCCAATGAAGTACACCGTTTAGAACAAGCAGTAGCAAAATACAAGGACTCATCTGATCCCTTTAATTCTATTAAAGGCAAGAGCGCTGCCCTCCAAAAAACGGTTCATTTAGCTAAAAAAGTTTGTTCTGTTAAATCAACAGTTCTGATATTGGGTGAGAGTGGAGTTGGAAAGGAGGTATTTGCTAAAGCTATTCATGAAGCAAGTGAAGAGCCTAATGCACCTTTTATTTCAATTAACTGCGGTGCGATACCAGCGTCTTTATTTGAAAGTGAATTATTTGGCTACGAGCGTGGTGCCTTTTCGGGCGCTGACAATAAAGGAAAAAAGGGCAAAATAGAACTAGCAAAAGGAGGAACCTTATTTCTTGATGAAGTAGGAGAAATGCCACTTGATATGCAGGTAAAACTTCTTCGCGTGCTACAGGAACGAAAATATTATCGTGTGGGTGGAGAAAAAGAGATTAATATCAATTTCCGTGTCATCGCTGCAACAAACCGTGATCTCAGTGAATTAATGAAAGAAGGAAAGTTCCGAGAAGATTTATATTATCGCTTGAATGTGGTTAGTCTACATATCCCTCCTTTAAGAGAGCGAAAAGAAGATATTATTGAAATAACTCATTATTTTTTAAATGATTTTTCATTGAACTATAACAGACCAATTCACGAACTATCTCCAGAAGTTATACATGAACTGCTTCGTTATGATTGGCCTGGTAATATTAGAGAGCTTCGCAATGTTGTTGAACGACTTGTTGTATTTGCAACAGACGGCGTAATAAAAAGGGGTTATTTACCTTTTAATTCAAACAGTATTAGTTTTGAAAAAAGTAAAAATATTGAACCTAACGTACATATCGAAAGTGTTTCCACCATTTTGTCCTTACAGGAAGAAATGGATCAGCACGAGAAAAAAGTCATTGAAAGAGCATTACATCTTTCTGATGGAAATAAATTAATATGCGCTAGACAACTCGGAATCACAAGGGCTACTTTATACAACCGGCTGAAGCGACTTGGCTTACATTAA
- a CDS encoding proline racemase family protein, translating to MRAERVFTTIDTHTGGNPTRTLISGLPKLLGKTMSEKMLYMKKEYDWIRKLLMNEPRGHDVMSGALLTEPCHPEADIGVIYIETGGYLPMCGHDTIGVCTALVESGLISVQDPITSLKLDTPAGLVEVNIFVENGKAKEVSFCNIPAFLLKSISVDVEEFGQVGVDIAYGGNFYGIIDAKSVGLELTPDNASHIIEKAINIRNTINEKFEIVHPQHPFIRGLTHIEFFTEPTYEKADVKNTVVVPPGGIDRSPCGTGTSAKLAVLYANREISIGEEFVHESIVGSLFRGCILGTTDVEGVEAVVTKIVGSAWLMGMHKFFYNEEDLLKEGFLLIPPMEHEMEEV from the coding sequence ATGAGGGCAGAAAGAGTTTTTACAACAATTGATACACATACAGGTGGAAATCCAACGCGAACATTAATTAGTGGTCTCCCGAAGCTACTGGGAAAAACAATGTCAGAGAAAATGCTTTATATGAAAAAGGAATATGACTGGATTCGCAAGCTTCTAATGAACGAACCGCGTGGACATGATGTCATGTCTGGTGCTCTATTAACAGAGCCATGCCACCCAGAAGCAGATATTGGTGTGATTTACATAGAGACGGGTGGCTACCTTCCAATGTGTGGACATGACACCATAGGAGTATGTACTGCCTTAGTTGAATCAGGGTTGATTTCCGTTCAGGATCCTATTACATCCTTAAAGTTAGATACACCAGCCGGTCTCGTGGAAGTGAATATTTTTGTGGAAAATGGAAAAGCAAAAGAAGTGTCCTTTTGCAACATCCCAGCTTTTCTTTTAAAAAGCATTTCTGTTGATGTTGAAGAATTTGGACAGGTAGGTGTTGATATTGCGTATGGGGGGAATTTTTATGGGATTATTGACGCCAAATCAGTTGGATTAGAGTTAACTCCTGATAATGCTTCCCACATAATTGAAAAGGCAATTAATATTCGAAATACCATTAATGAGAAATTTGAAATCGTTCACCCTCAACATCCATTTATTCGAGGATTAACTCATATTGAGTTTTTTACTGAACCAACTTATGAGAAAGCAGACGTGAAAAACACAGTTGTTGTTCCTCCTGGTGGAATCGATCGATCTCCATGTGGAACAGGTACTTCTGCTAAATTAGCTGTGTTATATGCTAATCGGGAAATTTCAATTGGAGAAGAATTTGTTCACGAAAGTATTGTCGGTTCTTTATTCAGGGGATGTATACTTGGAACAACTGATGTTGAGGGTGTAGAAGCTGTTGTGACCAAAATCGTGGGTTCAGCCTGGCTGATGGGAATGCACAAATTTTTTTACAATGAAGAAGATTTGCTTAAAGAAGGATTTCTACTTATTCCGCCAATGGAACATGAAATGGAGGAAGTGTAA
- a CDS encoding NAD(P)/FAD-dependent oxidoreductase codes for MIDVIVIGAGPAGLAGAIACAESGLKVVVLDEFVKPGGRLLGQLHQEPSGEWWNGIKESERLHQEARKLSVNIHCGVSVYNLEKEDQLWNVHTSIGALEAPFLLLATGAAEYPIPLSGWTLPGVMSIGAAQVMTNVHRVQVGKKGIIIGANILAFAILNELQLAGIAIDRIILPEKSPLSQKAGNPEEVLKSLLNASHLAPSQLLRVGSHFMKNDWIRKAGLNLYPKNGLKINGTPLQLRKAAIEIIGRDKVEGVRVANIDAKGNIIAGTEMIYEADFVCIAGGLYPLAELAAIAGCPFEYIPELGGHVPHHSETMDTPLEGLFVAGNITGIESGKIAMAQGTVAGLSITKYAGKKLDIINEQMQQAIQKVHAIRQQAAIQFNPEINSGRSKMHELWKALYVKKSSQGTPKKIV; via the coding sequence ATGATTGATGTTATTGTGATTGGAGCAGGTCCAGCAGGGTTAGCAGGTGCTATTGCCTGTGCAGAGTCTGGTCTCAAAGTAGTCGTCCTTGATGAATTTGTAAAGCCTGGTGGCAGGTTGCTTGGACAACTTCATCAAGAACCGTCTGGTGAATGGTGGAATGGGATTAAGGAATCTGAACGCCTCCATCAAGAAGCACGGAAACTATCAGTCAATATACATTGTGGTGTATCCGTTTATAACTTAGAAAAAGAAGATCAGCTATGGAATGTTCATACTAGCATAGGTGCACTAGAAGCCCCCTTCTTACTGTTAGCTACAGGAGCTGCTGAATACCCTATCCCACTGAGTGGCTGGACACTTCCTGGTGTAATGTCAATTGGTGCTGCTCAAGTAATGACGAATGTCCACCGTGTCCAGGTTGGGAAGAAAGGTATTATTATTGGAGCAAATATTCTAGCATTTGCAATTTTAAATGAATTACAGTTAGCTGGAATAGCAATTGATCGGATTATCCTCCCAGAAAAAAGTCCTCTTAGTCAAAAAGCAGGTAATCCCGAGGAGGTCTTGAAATCACTCTTAAATGCATCTCATCTTGCCCCATCGCAGTTATTACGTGTTGGAAGCCATTTTATGAAAAATGACTGGATTAGAAAAGCCGGCTTGAACTTATATCCAAAAAACGGCTTGAAAATAAATGGTACTCCTCTACAACTTCGAAAAGCAGCAATCGAGATTATTGGTAGAGATAAGGTTGAAGGAGTGCGTGTGGCTAATATTGATGCTAAGGGCAATATTATTGCTGGAACTGAAATGATTTATGAAGCAGATTTTGTCTGTATCGCAGGTGGCTTATATCCACTTGCAGAGCTTGCTGCCATTGCCGGATGTCCATTTGAATATATTCCTGAATTAGGCGGTCACGTACCTCATCATTCAGAGACGATGGATACTCCTCTTGAAGGGCTATTTGTAGCCGGTAATATCACCGGTATTGAGAGTGGTAAAATCGCCATGGCTCAAGGAACAGTAGCAGGCCTATCGATCACCAAATATGCTGGTAAAAAGTTAGATATAATTAATGAACAAATGCAACAAGCAATACAAAAGGTCCACGCCATTCGTCAACAGGCTGCGATCCAATTCAACCCAGAGATTAATAGTGGGCGAAGCAAAATGCATGAGCTTTGGAAAGCTCTCTATGTAAAGAAAAGTAGCCAGGGTACCCCAAAAAAGATAGTTTAA
- a CDS encoding DUF3231 family protein has translation MYANIQTNYLGTALATAFSQVAESDKLRKYFLRGKEIALKHIKAFSSYLEMCSLPTPMSYDQDITDSEEPPFSDKLMAFHFSLMIYAGIGNYGVSISEDQRTDMDVDYYRLIAEILKYSEDGANIMIANEWLEQPPLAANRRDLAKD, from the coding sequence CTGTATGCAAATATCCAAACAAACTATTTAGGTACTGCTTTAGCTACGGCCTTTAGTCAAGTTGCTGAATCCGATAAGCTTCGTAAATATTTCCTAAGAGGAAAAGAAATTGCATTAAAACATATTAAAGCTTTTTCCAGTTATTTGGAGATGTGTTCACTACCAACACCTATGTCATATGACCAAGATATCACGGATTCTGAAGAACCACCTTTTTCTGATAAATTAATGGCATTTCATTTTAGTTTAATGATTTATGCTGGAATTGGAAACTATGGGGTATCTATTTCTGAAGATCAGAGGACGGATATGGATGTAGATTATTACCGTTTAATAGCTGAAATTCTAAAGTATTCTGAGGATGGTGCTAATATTATGATTGCAAATGAGTGGTTAGAACAACCACCTTTAGCAGCTAATCGAAGGGATTTAGCAAAGGATTAA
- a CDS encoding APC family permease gives MSNKGKFKREISLMDLTFIGFGSMFGSGWLFAASHVAGIAGPAGIISWVIGGVSILLLGLVYCELGASLPRAGGIVRYPAYTHGPILGYLLGFITLIAFSSLIAIEVEAARQYAAAWWPSLTKENSTLPTLSGWLLQFGLIVAFFLLNYWSVKVFAKSNFIITIFKFFVPALTIVVLLIHLHGDNFSSVGFAPFGFSGVQAAISAGGVIFAYLGLTPIVSVASEAKNPQRTIPIALILSVISSTIVYVLLQVAFIGSIPTDMLGQGWANISHEFSLPFKDISVILGLGWMVYFIVSDAIISPSGTGNIYMSATPRVVYGWAKSGTLFQIFSKVDAKSGIPRPALWLTFVFSIFWTLPFPSWEALINVVSAALVLSYAIAPITTAALRKRVPELDRPFWVKGMSIIGPLSFIVASLIVYWSGWKTLSWLLSSQVLMFIIYLFFKKRVPTSQVSFTQQIKSSLWLIFYYVALMIVSYFGMFGGGKGVLIYSTDLVGVTIVSLISYYWAVHTALPVVHLDDDEIQDNDHLKISNIDIPVSK, from the coding sequence ATGTCTAACAAAGGTAAGTTTAAAAGAGAAATATCATTAATGGATTTAACTTTTATAGGCTTTGGATCTATGTTTGGATCGGGTTGGTTATTTGCTGCTAGTCATGTTGCTGGAATAGCCGGCCCTGCTGGAATTATATCATGGGTAATTGGTGGAGTATCTATTTTATTATTAGGACTTGTATATTGTGAACTGGGAGCGTCACTTCCAAGGGCTGGAGGAATCGTTCGCTATCCAGCTTATACTCATGGCCCTATACTTGGATATCTTTTAGGGTTTATTACCCTTATTGCTTTTTCTAGTCTGATAGCCATTGAGGTAGAGGCAGCTAGGCAATATGCTGCAGCCTGGTGGCCCAGCTTGACTAAGGAAAACTCTACCTTGCCTACTTTAAGTGGATGGCTCCTTCAATTCGGACTTATTGTTGCTTTCTTTCTTTTGAATTATTGGAGTGTAAAAGTATTTGCTAAATCGAATTTTATCATAACTATCTTTAAATTTTTTGTACCAGCTTTAACAATCGTTGTTTTGTTAATACATTTGCATGGTGATAACTTTTCAAGTGTTGGATTTGCACCGTTTGGTTTTTCTGGTGTACAAGCAGCTATTTCTGCAGGGGGAGTAATTTTTGCTTATTTGGGACTTACACCTATTGTATCGGTTGCTAGTGAAGCGAAAAATCCTCAAAGAACAATACCAATTGCTCTTATTTTATCTGTAATTTCTTCAACTATTGTTTATGTTCTCTTACAAGTAGCGTTTATTGGAAGTATCCCAACGGATATGCTTGGCCAGGGATGGGCCAATATTAGTCATGAATTTAGTTTGCCATTTAAAGATATTTCCGTTATTTTAGGGTTGGGATGGATGGTTTATTTTATTGTTTCTGATGCAATAATATCCCCAAGTGGCACAGGTAACATTTATATGTCAGCTACTCCTCGTGTTGTATATGGATGGGCTAAAAGTGGAACCTTATTTCAAATCTTTTCTAAAGTTGATGCAAAATCAGGTATACCCAGACCTGCACTTTGGCTTACGTTTGTCTTTTCTATTTTCTGGACATTGCCATTTCCTTCATGGGAAGCGTTAATTAACGTTGTTTCCGCAGCGCTAGTTTTAAGTTATGCTATTGCCCCAATTACCACGGCAGCGCTTAGAAAACGTGTTCCTGAGCTAGATCGTCCATTTTGGGTAAAGGGCATGTCAATTATTGGACCTCTTTCGTTTATCGTTGCATCGTTAATCGTTTATTGGTCAGGATGGAAGACCTTATCTTGGCTACTATCTTCTCAGGTTCTAATGTTTATAATTTACCTATTCTTTAAAAAAAGAGTGCCTACCTCACAGGTTTCTTTTACCCAACAAATTAAATCCTCATTATGGCTGATTTTCTACTATGTTGCCTTAATGATTGTTTCTTATTTTGGTATGTTTGGTGGTGGCAAGGGCGTCTTAATTTATTCAACCGATTTAGTTGGAGTTACAATTGTCTCTCTGATTAGCTATTATTGGGCAGTCCATACTGCTTTACCAGTTGTTCATTTAGACGATGATGAAATTCAAGATAACGATCATTTAAAAATAAGCAATATAGATATTCCAGTTAGTAAATGA
- a CDS encoding (2Fe-2S)-binding protein: MNRIIQHPILGDFGDRTRIFFQFDGIRYEAYENETIAAALLANGIRKLRVHEDSGTPRGVYCNIGHCLECRVTVNEQSNVRACLTLVEKDMVIESGKQHPNIVRRMVEKP; the protein is encoded by the coding sequence ATGAATAGAATAATACAGCATCCCATTTTAGGAGATTTTGGTGATAGAACGCGTATTTTTTTTCAATTTGACGGAATTAGATATGAGGCGTATGAAAATGAAACAATTGCAGCCGCCCTTTTAGCAAATGGAATAAGAAAACTACGTGTCCATGAAGATAGTGGAACGCCTAGAGGGGTTTATTGTAATATTGGCCATTGCTTGGAATGTCGTGTAACTGTGAATGAACAGTCAAACGTAAGAGCCTGCCTAACACTTGTAGAAAAAGATATGGTAATTGAGAGTGGTAAACAGCACCCGAATATCGTAAGAAGGATGGTGGAAAAGCCATGA
- a CDS encoding proline racemase family protein produces the protein MNIQKVYSTIDVHVAGEAFRIIKDLPFFHYQSLEQLNEQLQEEFLESIHLLLNEPRGSANLNGCLIVPAVSQEADAAVLFFNYNGKVPLHYGGIVAVITTLLECGHLHPRTSSEYKIETLSGVISATAIMEKDEVISVTIESRPCQLVQRNIPLSYLHLDTSFSLVQANQLYAVFEKRDISAEIHIEKLSELKRWGQTVLQALESIIPVKGVILMDDSHLEGGQIKTITFDENEYIVRSPGFESTMACYTSLLANDRVLNIKSPLMNKSIFDSYLTIQASTQTETGFRFIVSTRGFITGMQTFVLDPTDPFPSGFLLK, from the coding sequence ATGAATATTCAAAAGGTATACTCAACAATAGATGTGCATGTAGCTGGTGAAGCTTTCCGTATTATTAAAGACTTACCATTCTTTCATTATCAAAGTTTAGAGCAACTAAATGAGCAACTCCAAGAGGAGTTTTTAGAGAGCATCCATCTTCTTTTAAATGAACCACGTGGATCTGCAAATTTAAATGGCTGTCTTATTGTTCCAGCCGTTAGCCAAGAAGCAGATGCTGCAGTTTTATTTTTTAATTATAATGGAAAGGTTCCTCTTCATTACGGTGGTATCGTTGCTGTAATTACAACTTTATTGGAATGTGGTCACTTGCACCCAAGGACGTCCAGTGAATACAAAATTGAAACGCTCAGTGGAGTAATTTCAGCTACTGCAATTATGGAAAAGGATGAAGTGATCTCAGTCACCATAGAGAGTAGACCATGTCAATTAGTCCAAAGAAATATCCCCTTGTCTTATTTACATTTAGATACAAGTTTCTCACTCGTGCAGGCTAATCAATTATATGCGGTATTTGAGAAACGTGATATTTCTGCAGAGATTCATATTGAGAAACTTTCTGAATTGAAGAGATGGGGGCAAACAGTACTTCAAGCTCTGGAGTCAATAATTCCTGTAAAAGGTGTTATTCTAATGGATGATTCTCATCTAGAAGGTGGCCAGATTAAAACAATCACCTTCGATGAAAACGAGTATATTGTACGTTCTCCGGGGTTCGAGTCAACAATGGCATGTTATACTAGCTTGCTTGCTAACGACAGAGTGTTAAACATAAAATCACCATTGATGAATAAAAGTATTTTTGATAGCTACTTAACAATACAAGCATCCACTCAAACAGAAACTGGATTTCGTTTTATCGTGTCAACCCGCGGGTTTATTACCGGAATGCAAACTTTTGTATTAGATCCGACAGATCCTTTTCCTTCGGGATTTTTATTAAAATAA
- a CDS encoding recombinase family protein: protein MGINFGYIRVGTNEQNLDRQLEVIKPYIADGKYIYNNKASGKDMERVGFQNILKAMLTFTTSNPC, encoded by the coding sequence ATGGGAATTAATTTTGGTTATATTCGTGTAGGTACAAATGAACAAAATTTAGATAGACAGTTAGAAGTAATAAAACCTTATATCGCAGATGGAAAGTATATTTACAATAATAAGGCTAGTGGGAAGGACATGGAACGCGTGGGCTTTCAGAATATACTTAAAGCAATGTTAACTTTCACAACGTCAAATCCATGCTAA
- a CDS encoding DUF3231 family protein — protein sequence MENKHNHVMLTSSKLSYLWTTYLSDSMSICIFKHFLQHIEDEEIKAIVTFAMQSSEKHINFIREIYSKEDIQIPQGFTEADINLKAKRLFSDVFYLQYIKNMSKGGLVTYGRVIQNIYRQDILTFFNTCLMQTIELNTKVTNLLLEKGIALRPPTIPYPKK from the coding sequence ATGGAAAATAAACATAATCATGTTATGTTAACTTCTTCTAAATTATCTTATTTATGGACGACTTATCTTTCGGATAGTATGTCAATTTGTATTTTCAAACATTTTCTTCAACATATCGAAGATGAAGAAATTAAAGCTATCGTTACTTTTGCCATGCAATCATCAGAAAAACACATTAACTTTATTCGTGAGATTTACTCAAAGGAAGATATTCAAATTCCACAAGGTTTTACTGAAGCTGATATTAATTTAAAAGCCAAGCGCTTATTTTCTGATGTGTTTTACCTTCAATATATTAAGAACATGTCTAAAGGAGGATTAGTAACTTACGGTAGAGTGATACAAAACATTTATCGTCAAGATATTCTTACTTTCTTTAACACTTGTTTAATGCAGACCATTGAACTAAATACCAAGGTAACTAATCTTTTACTAGAGAAAGGAATCGCACTTCGTCCACCTACCATTCCATATCCTAAAAAATAG
- a CDS encoding NAD(P)/FAD-dependent oxidoreductase: protein MEHCDVLVIGGGIIGCSIAYYASKYGRDVTVIEKGEFVSGTSSRCDGNILAIDKDPGFDSQMSLFSQNLVDELSRELEHPFEYRAPGSILVCESEEEMEAAQKWVNRQKAAGLPFRMLDRQDIRQDSSFFADDLLGGLECATDSTVNPYLLAFSLLEGAKKRGAKALKHTEVTQMRREESGSFTVETTNGGFTANHVVNAAGVWAPRIGEMLDLSIPIEPRKGHIIVASRQQHVGSRKVMEFGYLISKFGGKRRVDALTEKYGVALVFEPTESQNFLIGSSREFVGFNTKVKNEVINCIAKRAIRFYPKMADMLMIRSYAGLRPWTEDHLPIVSRVDKIPNYYIAAGHEGDGISLAAVTGKIIEELINEKETSIPIEPISFNRFKERVLSR, encoded by the coding sequence GTGGAACATTGCGATGTTTTAGTGATTGGTGGGGGGATTATTGGCTGTTCGATTGCCTATTATGCTTCCAAATATGGAAGAGATGTAACGGTAATTGAAAAAGGAGAATTCGTTAGTGGTACATCTTCACGATGCGATGGTAACATTTTAGCGATTGATAAGGATCCAGGTTTTGATAGTCAAATGTCCTTATTTAGTCAGAACTTAGTGGACGAATTAAGCAGAGAATTGGAGCATCCCTTTGAATATAGGGCACCAGGAAGTATTCTCGTTTGTGAATCAGAAGAGGAGATGGAAGCCGCACAAAAATGGGTGAATCGTCAAAAAGCTGCCGGTTTACCATTCCGGATGCTAGATCGACAGGATATTCGGCAAGATTCCTCTTTTTTTGCTGATGACTTATTAGGGGGGTTGGAATGTGCTACTGATTCTACGGTCAATCCTTATTTATTAGCCTTTTCACTTCTTGAGGGGGCAAAGAAACGAGGGGCTAAGGCCTTGAAGCATACCGAAGTAACACAGATGAGGAGAGAAGAGAGTGGTTCATTTACTGTAGAAACAACAAATGGTGGTTTTACCGCAAATCATGTTGTGAATGCTGCTGGAGTATGGGCACCTCGAATAGGAGAGATGCTTGATCTTTCAATACCGATTGAACCAAGAAAAGGACATATTATCGTTGCTTCAAGACAGCAACATGTGGGATCTAGAAAGGTAATGGAATTTGGTTACCTAATTTCTAAATTTGGTGGAAAACGTCGTGTAGATGCACTGACCGAAAAATACGGAGTGGCTCTGGTTTTTGAACCAACCGAAAGTCAAAATTTTCTAATCGGAAGCAGTAGGGAATTTGTTGGATTTAATACAAAAGTAAAAAATGAAGTAATAAACTGTATCGCTAAACGAGCAATAAGATTTTATCCGAAAATGGCAGATATGCTGATGATTCGTTCATATGCAGGATTACGTCCTTGGACAGAAGATCATTTGCCAATCGTTTCACGAGTGGACAAAATTCCTAACTATTATATTGCAGCTGGTCATGAAGGTGATGGAATTAGCCTTGCAGCAGTAACAGGGAAAATTATAGAGGAACTAATTAACGAAAAAGAAACGTCTATTCCTATTGAGCCAATTAGTTTTAATCGCTTTAAAGAAAGGGTGTTAAGCAGATGA